One part of the Nitrospira defluvii genome encodes these proteins:
- a CDS encoding beta-ketoacyl synthase N-terminal-like domain-containing protein, translated as MSLGMMSPVGIGTQQTASSVRAGISRFCETSIYDRRFQPFTMALVPDDCLPPLERSLEETIGLTARQARMLRLAAPALSEALRGVPNVGEIPILVGTPDALPGRADPAGDKFLEQLIVQSGLKFDLKRSKMFPNGRAAGLLALQEALARLQSGEESSVIVGGVDTYLDLYLLGTLDMEGRILAKGVMDGFVPGEGAAFLLLTAPNKSTADQGQISRIAAVATGGEKGHRYSEEPYRGDGLASTVQELFASIPSVKEKVQTVFTGFNGENFWAKEWGVAYLRSKERFQENVRIEHPADCFGDPGAALAPLMLGLGAVGMQKGYVQGPCLVWCSSDREARGAALIHMN; from the coding sequence GTGTCTCTTGGGATGATGTCGCCGGTGGGAATCGGCACTCAGCAGACGGCCTCCTCGGTCAGAGCCGGGATCTCACGATTCTGCGAAACGTCGATCTATGACAGGCGATTCCAACCGTTCACCATGGCGCTGGTTCCGGATGACTGTCTCCCGCCGCTTGAACGCTCGTTGGAAGAAACTATCGGCCTCACGGCACGGCAGGCCAGAATGTTGAGACTCGCAGCGCCGGCACTGAGCGAGGCTCTTAGAGGAGTGCCGAATGTGGGGGAGATTCCTATCTTGGTTGGTACTCCCGACGCGTTGCCAGGCCGCGCGGATCCAGCCGGAGACAAATTCCTTGAGCAGCTGATAGTACAGTCTGGCCTGAAGTTCGATCTAAAACGAAGCAAGATGTTCCCCAATGGTCGCGCAGCAGGCTTGTTGGCGCTCCAAGAGGCCCTCGCGCGCTTGCAGTCCGGCGAGGAGAGCTCTGTGATCGTGGGCGGCGTCGATACCTATCTCGACTTGTATCTGCTTGGCACGCTCGATATGGAAGGTCGGATCCTGGCCAAAGGCGTGATGGATGGATTCGTGCCGGGTGAAGGGGCGGCTTTCTTATTGCTCACGGCTCCAAACAAAAGCACTGCAGACCAAGGTCAAATCTCAAGGATTGCCGCTGTCGCGACTGGGGGCGAGAAGGGCCATCGATATAGTGAGGAACCGTATCGAGGCGACGGACTCGCGAGCACAGTGCAAGAGCTCTTCGCGTCCATCCCATCCGTGAAAGAAAAGGTGCAGACGGTGTTCACCGGATTCAATGGCGAAAATTTCTGGGCCAAAGAGTGGGGCGTCGCCTATCTGCGAAGCAAGGAGAGGTTCCAAGAGAACGTCAGGATAGAACATCCGGCTGACTGTTTCGGGGATCCCGGCGCGGCGCTTGCTCCATTGATGCTCGGTTTAGGAGCGGTCGGAATGCAGAAAGGCTATGTCCAAGGCCCTTGTCTCGTGTGGTGCTCGTCAGATCGAGAGGCACGAGGGGCAGCCCTGATTCATATGAA
- a CDS encoding DUF2169 family type VI secretion system accessory protein translates to MAVFPNEQGIDTLYVAIKATFELGKTLAIAPKQQPIILADEYWGQPGASSVKYASEMHLTKPSTDVVLIGEASAPDQREVTQLDVAVVVAERKKVVRVFGDREWRGGLFGLRMTSPAPFRSMPLVYERAFGGIHDRTAEEKGILYEARNPVGSGFTGKRRRKDINGMPIPNLEDPADLISGHGARPHPAGFGYIAPSWEPRKSFAGTYDEAWQKKRAPYLPQDFNPRFFNMAHPDLVCDGYLRGGEPVEVLNASPRGPFKCYLPVCRLEAVVRLAGKKQAPPLNLETVLIEPNESRLSMLWRAALPCDKQALKVEQIDIGIQSLDLEAKAA, encoded by the coding sequence ATGGCAGTCTTTCCGAACGAGCAGGGGATAGACACGCTGTACGTGGCGATCAAAGCGACGTTCGAACTCGGCAAGACACTCGCGATCGCTCCAAAGCAGCAACCGATTATCCTTGCGGACGAGTATTGGGGCCAGCCGGGAGCGTCGAGCGTGAAATACGCGTCAGAAATGCATCTCACCAAGCCATCGACGGATGTGGTGTTGATTGGCGAGGCTTCTGCACCGGATCAGCGCGAGGTGACTCAACTCGACGTGGCCGTTGTTGTGGCCGAACGAAAAAAAGTGGTCCGCGTCTTTGGGGACAGAGAATGGCGAGGCGGTTTGTTCGGACTTCGCATGACCAGTCCGGCTCCCTTTCGCTCGATGCCGCTCGTGTACGAGCGCGCATTCGGTGGTATCCATGATCGGACTGCGGAAGAGAAGGGAATTCTGTATGAGGCCCGCAACCCGGTCGGATCTGGGTTCACGGGAAAGAGGCGGCGAAAGGACATCAATGGTATGCCGATCCCAAATCTCGAAGACCCGGCCGATCTGATCTCAGGTCACGGCGCCAGGCCTCACCCGGCCGGTTTTGGATATATCGCTCCCTCCTGGGAGCCAAGAAAATCCTTCGCCGGGACCTATGATGAGGCGTGGCAGAAAAAGCGGGCACCGTACTTGCCTCAAGACTTCAATCCACGGTTCTTCAATATGGCCCATCCCGATTTAGTGTGCGATGGGTACTTGCGAGGCGGAGAGCCGGTGGAAGTGCTCAATGCGTCGCCTCGCGGACCATTCAAGTGTTATTTGCCGGTCTGTCGCTTGGAGGCAGTGGTGCGGCTGGCGGGGAAAAAGCAGGCGCCGCCACTCAATCTGGAAACCGTGCTGATTGAGCCAAATGAATCACGCCTCTCGATGCTGTGGCGCGCGGCGCTGCCCTGTGACAAGCAAGCGCTCAAGGTCGAGCAGATCGACATAGGAATCCAGAGTCTGGATCTTGAAGCGAAGGCAGCCTGA